The region AAATTCGCACGTTATATGTAGagttcatttaaaattcataACAAGTGTAAATATGTACACTTACTGGCAATGACACTCTTTACGTCTGCCTATAATCACAAATCGTACACAcaaatatgaataaataaattgtttgtATGAACAGGGCCGGCATTTGGGCCCATTGGTGGCTTGAAGAATCGAAAaagattttaaaatataaaatttttaATTCAGGATCAAAAGTGAGCGTCTTCGCAGCCAATGAAGAAtcaatcgaattttcaatCGATGAAACTGTATAGGAAAACTGACGAAATTGATTCCCATTTGATATCCAATAATCTAAAGTTTCAGACGGAAACGCCTGATAATCTGTCAATCTGTTAGTTAGATTATCTTATCCTTGATTTCACTCCATACTGAGAAAATGTAATTTACTGTGAGACTTGTGAATGTCAACGATAACAACGTGAGCATCAAAGAAAGAGCCTTTTCTAGGATTCGAAATTGCTTCTTCGTCGACGGGGAGGGACTGACGAATCTTCTACTTAAAATTCTTGAAGACAACTTCAATAATTTCCTTGGACAAGGCATAAGCCTGTAACACGAAAAGAAATAACTAAGAATTCCAAAATAGGGTCCTAAATCCGAGAGCCGCATTTGGCCGTGTGGATTTTGCACAAAGCGTTAAGCAGACTGGGCACGGTGAAAACCATTAAATATCAAGCGAAAGAAGTTTATTAAGCTATAATGGAGATTTTATACTCCGATTTAAAAGATCCTGATGTCCAATAAGAGAATTTTTGAATACAGAAGTCAAGATGAGTCTCAAACATCACTCTAGAAGATCAATGCAGAACTGATTATTTAATTTATCTTGATACGGCTCTCGCTTCTGTGAAGGAACGATTTAAGCAGTTGATTGATTTAAACATCATGAAAATCGATGGAACTTTTAATACGATTTCTGTCCTTGCTCACAATCTCAAGAATGGTTTTTGATGTCAAATTTCGGGCTTGTGATTGTGAGATGCGTACCGACCTCATACTTGAAAGGGAATCGGAAATAAATTGATTGGATCTGTATAAACAGCTGCAACAATTAACCGACCTTAAAGGTCCTTCAATATCTCTCTTTTATACTAGGTATACAAAAATGTGTAGGGCGCTGCGTAGGCactgcaaatttatttgttccttttggttacAATAATCATCAGATCTGATTGTGGGTCTAGTTCTTATAGTCTGTGAGATCtaggcgtcaaacaagacggGCGAACAGACGCTGAGCAATaatttatatactttatagggtcggaaaagCAACATccactcattttgagtatcgcaCATAATAACAAAATCATAAGACCTAAAGCCGGCCCtgtgtatttatgcatttatgtacatatcgGCAGATGTGACACACTCCCTCACATGTATGTACGTGCTATATACTCGGCTATGTTTTCTTACCAAATGAGTTTAAAAAGTCCGTTATACGTTTAATGCTGGCTGTTATGACTTCAATGTATTCCCTATTCGCCCAATCCTGATGAATTTGCTTCTGAATCGCCTCTCTGTGAGCACCACTCATTTTTATAtcttaaaatgtttattttctttatttcttgAATGTGGGTGTGAATGTGACAGTGTGACCAAGTAGAAAAGTAAGGCGATTAAATATCAGAAATATCGAATCCTACAATACTCCTTTTATAATTGAAATCGATGTATCGCAagattaaaatgcaaatatctgtgcattataattaaatgaaattacaCGAATATTTTACTTATTGCCTTTTCTCACAGAGCCCATCTACggggaaaaacaaacagcttataatgaataaattgGGAATTTTTCTGGCTATAATCAAATTCTAAAAATAACCTAGGGGCAAGTAACGTGCACAATCGCATCGCTCGCGCGAAAATAAATTTCTGGCGACGACAACCCACACTACTTTATAACTAAATTTGAAGCAGCATGGCttggcatttggttttctcctTCGTGCTCCTCCTCTCatttctgctgcttcttctaATGCTCATCAGGTGCTTTTTGAAGGATGGGGAATGTTGGATGCCAGTGTGAATCGGTGTTTCACATCTGTCCAAAAATCCCACCGTTCTCCGAAGACGTGCTCAGTGTGCACAGGGTATTAGTGATACCGATTGTTATTTTTCAATTCTATTTGTTCCAATCTATTATTTGACGTTGTGTTGGCACACATacagcatatacatatacaaacatacattTTGGGCTAAGTTTTCGTAAACAAAAATGGATTTTATTGACGATTTCATAGAGGAATACAAAGTGAATCCGTGCTTATGGAAAGCGGATTCCGTCGACTTCAGAAACAGGAGCAAACGACAGGAGGCTTACATGAAGCTAATAGAAGTGGCGACTAAGCATGGAGAGATGTACAATGTGGAAAGAACAAAGCAAAAGATAAACAATCTGCGGTGTGCATTTCGTCATCAATTAAGAAaatgtaatgaaattaaaaag is a window of Drosophila pseudoobscura strain MV-25-SWS-2005 chromosome 3, UCI_Dpse_MV25, whole genome shotgun sequence DNA encoding:
- the HSPC300 gene encoding probable protein BRICK1-B isoform X2, which codes for MSGAHREAIQKQIHQDWANREYIEVITASIKRITDFLNSFDMSCRSRLAVLNEKLTILERRIDYLEACVAQGETLT
- the HSPC300 gene encoding uncharacterized protein HSPC300 isoform X1, whose amino-acid sequence is MSGAHREAIQKQIHQDWANREYIEVITASIKRITDFLNSFGRRKECHCQYVLSVSIGSTQRKTNNPRAAHRLFGSLCSSRGNINVNSTQAMFSHLY